A genomic stretch from Pempheris klunzingeri isolate RE-2024b chromosome 23, fPemKlu1.hap1, whole genome shotgun sequence includes:
- the msantd1 gene encoding myb/SANT-like DNA-binding domain-containing protein 1, whose product MATEDGFSYLIPGHSEKHRRAPNWTDGEMKALLYVWEEHHNELKMSKRNAKVYEKMSQRFFQLTGEQRFKEEIKMKITNMSFQYRRLKATVNESGETPDWPYFKPIEKILSRPLENGRVNSLEFQASAAGPSTSSQSTDNLVPLSEERMMGFLPEYTGSSDEMEIKQELDSLSSDSEHTQGSSSHPTSARKRHGNKHLSIKRKKLRVMQAMLQQQRRSSRAIEETCREVRRAVHQQNLIQVQCLQLQERMMNLLEKMIQPPPAASASWGQSGVKDPGIP is encoded by the exons ATGGCAACAGAGGATGGTTTCAGCTACCTGATCCCAGGCCACAGTGAGAAACACAGGCGGGCCCCGAACTGGACCGATGGTGAAATGAAAGCCCTCCTGTACGTGTGGGAGGAACACCACAACGAACTGAAAATGAGCAAGAGGAACGCCAAGGTTTACGAGAAGATGTCCCAGAGGTTTTTCCAGCTCACCGGAGAGCAGCGTTTCAAAGAGGAGATCAAGATGAAAATCACCAACATGTCTTTTCAGTACAG GCGACTGAAAGCCACAGTGAATGAAAGTGGGGAGACACCGGACTGGCCGTATTTCAAGCCCATCGAGAAGATCCTCTCCAGGCCGCTGGAGAACGGACGGGTGAACTCTTTGGAGTTCCAGGCCTCCGCTGCAGgtccctccacttcctcccagtCTACAGACAACCTGGTGCCCCtgtcagaggagaggatgatgGGATTCCTGCCAGAGTACACAGGCTCCTCAGATGAGATGGAGATAAAACAAGAGCTGGACTCTTTGAGCTCTGacagtgagcacacacaggGCTCCAG ctcTCACCCTACTTCAGCCAGGAAAAGGCACGGCAACAAGCACCTGTccataaagagaaagaaactgcGAGTGATGCAGGCCATGCTGCAGCAACAAAGGAGGTCGAGCCGGGCCATAGAGGAGACATGCAGGGAGGTCCGTCGAGCCGTGCACCAACAGAACCTCATCCAGGTCCAgtgtctgcagctgcaggagcGTATGATGAACCTTCTGGAGAAGATGATCCAGCCTCCCCCCGCCGCGTCAGCATCATGGGGCCAGAGTGGGGTCAAAGATCCAGGGATACCATGA